TGACCCGCGGCCCGCACACCATGAGCCGCTACTGGCGGCGCCCCGAAGCCACCGCCGAGACCGTCGAAGACGACGGCTGGCTGCACACCGGTGACATCGGCCGCTGGGACGACGAGGGCTACCTGCACCTGCTCGACCGGCGCCACGACGTGATCATCAGCGGCGGGTTCAACGTCTACCCGCGCGAGGTCGAGGACGCGCTGCTCGGCCATCCCGCCGTCGTGTCCGCCGCGGTCGTCGGCCTGCCGGACGAGAAGTGGGGCGAACGGGTCGCCGCCGCAGTCGTCACCCGCGCCGCGGCCGAGCCCGGCGACCTCATCGCCTTCTGCGCCGAGCGCCTGGCCGGGTTCAAACGGCCCCGCACTGTGGAGATCTGGCCGGACCTGCCCATCAGCCCGGTCGGCAAGTCACTGCGCCGCGAGGTGCGCGACCGCATGGTCGCCGCGCGCGGCTGACCCACACCGAAAGGACTTCCGATGCTCGACCCCTACGAGCTCACCGTGCACTCCCTGACCCTGCGCCAGCTCGGCACCGCCGAGCAGCTGGCCGACATCACCGGCCAGGACGTCGCCGAGGTCGAAGCCGGCCTGGAGAAGGCGGTCGCCGCCGGCTTGGTGATGGCCGCGCGCGGCAGCTACCTGATCACCCCGGCGGGCCGCGAGCACCTCGACGGCATCTACCCGCGCGCGTTCGAAGGGCTGCGCGCCGACCCGCAGGTCGCTGCGGCGATGGAGGCGTTCGAGACCGGCGTCAACAAGCAGGTCCTCGCGCTGACCACCGACTGGCAGACCATAGAGGTCGACGGCGCGCGCGTCACCAACGACCACGGCGACGCCGACTACGACGCCACGATCATCGACAAGCTCGGCCGGGTGCAGGAGAAGACCGCGAAGGTCTTGCGGCCGCTGTCCGACGCCGACCCGCTCGTGGACCGGTTCCTCGACCGCATCGGCACGGCGCTGACTCGTGCCGAGGGCGGCGAGACCGACTACGTCAGCGGGGTGCGCGTCGATTCGGTGCACACGGTGTGGTTCCAGATGCACGAGCACATCCTGCGCCTGACCGGGCGGGAGCGTCCGGAATGACCGCCACGACGGGGTTCCGCTGGCTGGTCGTCCCCGAGGCGGACATGCCCGAGCCGAGCCGGGAACTCGTCGGCGGCAAGGCGTGGAGCCTGTGGCGGATGCGTTCCCTCGGGCTGCGCGTGCCACCCGCGTTCGTCGTCACCACCAAGGCGTGCGCGGCCTACTTCGAAGACGACGACCTGCCCGAAGGCCTGTCCGATGAGCTGACCGCCGGCATCCGGCACATCGAGGACCAGCTGGGCCGTACCTTCGGCGGCACCGAGCGCCCGCTGCTGGTCTCGGTCCGCTCCGGCGCGGCGATCAGCATGCCCGGGATGATGGACACCATCCTCGACCTCGGCTGCAACGACAAGGTCGAGGGAGCGCTGGCGGCCGAATCCGGCGACCCGGAGTTCGCCGCCGAGGTGCACCGCCGCTTCACCGGGTTCTACGGGCGGCTGGTGCTCGGCTGCACCGAGGACCTGGAGGACCTGCCCGACACCGCCGCCGTGCGCGCCGCGATCGCCGAGGATGTCGGTGAAGCCGTGCCTGCCGACCCGTGGGAGCAGCTGCGGGCCGCGGTGGCCGCCGTGTTCCGCTCCAGCCGGTCTCGGCGGGCCATGGCCTACCGCAAGCACTACGGCATCCCGGAGGACCTCGGTACCGGGGTCACGATCCAGGCGATGGTGTTCGGCAACCTCGACGACGACTCCGGCACCGGCGTGCTGTTCACCCGCAACCCCGTCGACGGCACGCGCGAACCCTACGGCGAGTACCTGCCGCGCGGGCAGGGCGAGGACGTCGTGTCCGGCCGCGTCACGCCGAAACCGCTGGCGCACCTGGCACAGCGCTGGCCGCGAGTGCACGCCGAGCTGCTCGCCGCCGCGGATTGCCTCGACCGCGAGGGTCGCGACGCGCAGGACATCGAGTTCACCGTGCAACGCGGTGAGCTGTTCCTGCTGCAGTCCCGGCCGGCCAAGCGGACGGCCCGCGCCGCGGTGCGAATCGCGGTCGACCTGGTCGACGAGGGGGTGCTCGACCCGGCCGAAGCGCTGACCAGGGTGACCGCGGAGCAGGTCCGCACCCTGTTGCGACCGGAGATCGCGCCCGGCGCCGCCGAGGGCGCGGAGCTGCTGGCCGAAGGGGTCAGCGCGAGCCCGGGCGTGGCCACCGGCGTCGTGGTGGACACGCCGGAGGCGGCGCAGGCCCACCCCGGCTGCGTGCTGGTGCGCAAGTCCACCAGCCCGGACGACGTGCACGGCATGATCGCCGCCGCGGCCGTGGTCACCGAGCAGGGCGGCGCGACCTCGCACGCCGCGGTGGTCAGCAGGGCGCTGGACACCCCGTGCGTGGTCGGGTGCGGCGCGGGCACCGTGGACACCCTGACCGGCCGCACCGTGACGGTCGACGCGACCGCGGGCCGGGTCTACGCGGGCGAGCTGGCGACCTCGGCGGTCGACGAGCGCGAGGACGCCGACCTGCAGCGGCTCACCGAATGGGCGGAGGCCGCCTCGCCGGTCCGGGCGCGGGCCGACGGTGCCGTGGAGCCGGTCTTCGACGGCGACGCGGCTGACGTCGGCGAGGAGCTGCCTGCCATCCCGCTCGGCACGAAGACCGTGCGCGGGGCGGTGTTCTGCACTCCGGATGGGGTGCGGGCCGCTCTCGACGCCGGCGTCGAAGTGATTCTCACGCCGCACCGGCTGCCGGTCCTGCTCGCCGCCATCGCTCACGACAGGAGGACGTCATGACTAAGCCCGAGCGGGTAACCCAGCGGGAGGTGCGGGAGATCCTGCGCACGTTCCAGGAGTCCGGCTGGTCCGCGATGACGCTGGAACTGGACCGTATGCGGATCACCGTCGGCAAGGACGGCCCGCCCGCGGCGGCTGCCCCGCGCCAGGCCGCCGCGGCCAATGTCGAGGCGGTCACGATGGTAGCCGAGCCGGCGGCCCCGGCACCACCGCCGGCCCCCGCCGCGGTGGCTCCGCGACCGCCGGCTTCATCGCCGGCCGTCGACACCACCGGGTGCGTCGAGGTGCGGTCGCCCGCGGTCGGGTCGTTCTGGGTGTCGCCGAGCCCGGGCGAGCCGCCGTTCGTGCAGGTCGGCCAGCAGGTGCAGGCGAACGACCAGCTCGCGATCGTCGAGGTCATGAAGCTGATGAACCCGGTCGTCGCGCCCCAGGCGGGGGAGATCGTGCAGGTGTGCGCCGCGAACGCCGAGCTCGTCGAGTTCGACCAGGTGCTGTTCCTGATCAGGCCGGGCGATGAGTAGGCCGCTCCGCCGGGTGCTGGTGGCCAACCGCGGGGAGATCGCCGTCCGCGTGATCCGGACCTGCCGCGACCTCGGCATCGAGACCGTCGTGATCACGTCCACAGTGGACCGCGACGGGCTCGCAGCCCGGATGGCCGATCGGGCCGTGTGCATCGGCCCGGCCCCGGCCACTGCGAGCTACCTCGCGATCCCGTCGGTGCTCAGCGCCGCGCTGGGCGCCGGCTGCGACGCCGTCCACCCCGGCTACGGCTTCCTGTCGGAGAACCCCGACTTCGCCGCCGCGTGCGTCGCCGAGGGGCTCACCTTCGTCGGTCCCCGGCCGGAAGCGGTGGCGGGCGCGGGGGACAAGGCCCGTGCCCGCGAGCTGGCCCGCTCGGCCGGAATCCCCGTCCTGTCCGGCTCACCGGTGCTCGGCACGGCCGGGGACG
The window above is part of the Amycolatopsis thermoflava N1165 genome. Proteins encoded here:
- a CDS encoding pyruvate, phosphate dikinase, coding for MTATTGFRWLVVPEADMPEPSRELVGGKAWSLWRMRSLGLRVPPAFVVTTKACAAYFEDDDLPEGLSDELTAGIRHIEDQLGRTFGGTERPLLVSVRSGAAISMPGMMDTILDLGCNDKVEGALAAESGDPEFAAEVHRRFTGFYGRLVLGCTEDLEDLPDTAAVRAAIAEDVGEAVPADPWEQLRAAVAAVFRSSRSRRAMAYRKHYGIPEDLGTGVTIQAMVFGNLDDDSGTGVLFTRNPVDGTREPYGEYLPRGQGEDVVSGRVTPKPLAHLAQRWPRVHAELLAAADCLDREGRDAQDIEFTVQRGELFLLQSRPAKRTARAAVRIAVDLVDEGVLDPAEALTRVTAEQVRTLLRPEIAPGAAEGAELLAEGVSASPGVATGVVVDTPEAAQAHPGCVLVRKSTSPDDVHGMIAAAAVVTEQGGATSHAAVVSRALDTPCVVGCGAGTVDTLTGRTVTVDATAGRVYAGELATSAVDEREDADLQRLTEWAEAASPVRARADGAVEPVFDGDAADVGEELPAIPLGTKTVRGAVFCTPDGVRAALDAGVEVILTPHRLPVLLAAIAHDRRTS
- the accB gene encoding acetyl-CoA carboxylase biotin carboxyl carrier protein, with the protein product MTKPERVTQREVREILRTFQESGWSAMTLELDRMRITVGKDGPPAAAAPRQAAAANVEAVTMVAEPAAPAPPPAPAAVAPRPPASSPAVDTTGCVEVRSPAVGSFWVSPSPGEPPFVQVGQQVQANDQLAIVEVMKLMNPVVAPQAGEIVQVCAANAELVEFDQVLFLIRPGDE